One genomic window of Paraburkholderia phytofirmans PsJN includes the following:
- a CDS encoding NAD-dependent epimerase/dehydratase family protein has translation MLRRKTYLVTGARGFLGTALSARLRAEGHIVRAGVSAAPIRDCEVACPLTASVSEWQSAIEGCDGVFHLAWSTVPGSANKAPLSDLETNLLGTVRLLEAIRQQPNTKILFASSGGAVYGTPTRIPIDEDHSRSPLGAYGAAKLAAETYLDVYRRQWQVDARIMRLSNPYGPGQNINGNQGAATIFAARAVKQQTIDIWGEGDIVRDYLYIDDAIDAFSRFMNTDAAVFENAMPVLNVGSGKGISLNEIILTIERILKRKIKVQYSPSRGFDVDVNVLDVTHAYHLIGWRPKIGFAQGMAQCLAYLKESLSVTPQ, from the coding sequence GTGCTACGCCGTAAAACCTATCTCGTTACTGGCGCCCGCGGGTTTCTGGGAACGGCATTGTCCGCACGCCTGCGCGCCGAGGGCCACATCGTTAGGGCCGGAGTTTCAGCGGCCCCTATTCGAGATTGTGAAGTGGCGTGCCCGCTCACTGCATCTGTTTCGGAGTGGCAGAGCGCGATTGAAGGTTGTGACGGAGTTTTCCACCTCGCGTGGTCGACCGTTCCTGGATCCGCTAACAAAGCTCCCCTGAGTGACCTCGAAACTAATTTGCTGGGGACCGTTCGCCTACTTGAGGCAATACGGCAACAACCGAACACCAAGATCCTTTTTGCATCATCGGGTGGAGCGGTCTACGGGACGCCGACAAGAATACCGATCGACGAAGACCACTCCCGAAGTCCCCTAGGAGCATACGGCGCTGCGAAGCTCGCCGCCGAAACTTATTTAGACGTGTACCGCCGGCAATGGCAAGTGGACGCGAGAATTATGCGGCTCAGCAACCCATACGGGCCGGGACAAAATATTAACGGAAATCAAGGCGCGGCTACAATATTTGCAGCTCGCGCCGTTAAGCAACAAACCATCGATATTTGGGGCGAAGGGGATATCGTTCGGGACTACCTTTACATAGACGATGCGATTGACGCATTTTCCAGATTCATGAATACAGACGCTGCAGTATTTGAAAATGCGATGCCTGTATTGAATGTCGGCTCCGGAAAAGGAATATCCTTGAACGAAATAATTTTGACGATTGAGAGAATTCTCAAGAGGAAAATAAAAGTTCAATACAGTCCATCGCGAGGATTTGACGTCGACGTGAATGTTCTGGACGTCACCCATGCCTACCATTTGATTG